From Streptomyces sp. TLI_053, a single genomic window includes:
- a CDS encoding glycine--tRNA ligase yields MAADKIETIVSLSKRRGFVYPCSEIYGGTRAAWDYGPLGVELKENIKRQWWRAMVQAREDVVGLDSSVILAREVWEASGHVKTFNDPLTECLSCHKRHRADHLEEKYEAKHGFPPPNGLQDVNCPDCGVKGQFTEPKDFSGMLKTHLGVTEEASGLAYLRPETAQGIFTNFKAVQTTSRKKPPFGIAQVGKSFRNEITPGNFIFRTREFEQMEMEFFVKPGEDEQWHEYWLQQRWDWYVGLGLRTDNMRLFEHPKEKLSHYAKRTVDIEYRFNFGGTEFSELEGIANRTDYDLTVHSEASGQDLKYFDQESGERYFPYVIEPAAGLNRAMLAFLIDAYFEDEAPNAKGVMEKRVGMRLDPRLAPVKVAVLPLSRNADLSPKARGLAADLRTAWNVEFDDAGAIGKRYRRQDEIGTPFCVTVDFDTLEDNAVTVRERDTMAQERVSLDQVKSYLAARLIGC; encoded by the coding sequence GTGGCAGCCGACAAGATCGAGACGATCGTCAGCCTGAGCAAGCGCCGTGGCTTCGTCTACCCCTGCAGCGAGATCTACGGCGGCACCCGTGCCGCCTGGGACTACGGTCCGCTGGGCGTCGAACTCAAGGAGAACATCAAGCGCCAGTGGTGGCGCGCGATGGTGCAGGCCCGTGAGGACGTCGTGGGACTCGACTCGTCGGTGATCCTGGCCCGTGAGGTCTGGGAGGCGTCCGGCCACGTCAAGACCTTCAACGACCCGCTGACCGAGTGCCTCTCCTGCCACAAGCGCCACCGGGCCGACCACCTGGAGGAGAAGTACGAGGCCAAGCACGGCTTCCCGCCGCCGAACGGCCTCCAGGACGTGAACTGCCCGGACTGCGGCGTCAAGGGCCAGTTCACCGAGCCCAAGGACTTCTCGGGCATGCTGAAGACCCACCTCGGTGTCACCGAGGAGGCGAGCGGCCTGGCCTACCTGCGCCCGGAGACCGCCCAGGGCATCTTCACCAACTTCAAGGCCGTCCAGACCACCTCGCGCAAGAAGCCGCCGTTCGGCATCGCCCAGGTCGGCAAGAGCTTCCGCAACGAGATCACCCCCGGCAACTTCATCTTCCGGACCCGTGAGTTCGAGCAGATGGAGATGGAGTTCTTCGTCAAGCCGGGCGAGGACGAGCAGTGGCACGAGTACTGGCTCCAGCAGCGCTGGGACTGGTACGTCGGCCTCGGCCTGCGCACCGACAACATGCGCCTGTTCGAGCACCCGAAGGAGAAGCTCTCCCACTACGCCAAGCGCACGGTGGACATCGAGTACCGCTTCAACTTCGGCGGCACCGAGTTCTCCGAGCTGGAGGGCATCGCCAACCGCACCGACTACGACCTGACGGTTCACAGCGAGGCCTCCGGCCAGGACCTCAAGTACTTCGACCAGGAGTCCGGCGAGCGGTACTTCCCGTACGTCATCGAGCCGGCGGCCGGCCTCAACCGCGCCATGCTGGCCTTCCTGATCGACGCCTACTTCGAGGACGAGGCGCCGAACGCCAAGGGCGTCATGGAGAAGCGCGTCGGCATGCGGCTCGACCCGCGGCTGGCCCCGGTCAAGGTCGCGGTGCTGCCGCTGTCGCGCAACGCCGACCTCTCGCCGAAGGCCCGCGGCCTGGCCGCCGACCTGCGCACCGCCTGGAACGTCGAGTTCGACGACGCCGGTGCCATCGGCAAGCGCTACCGCCGCCAGGACGAGATCGGCACGCCGTTCTGCGTGACGGTCGACTTCGACACCCTGGAGGACAACGCGGTGACCGTGCGCGAGCGCGACACCATGGCGCAGGAGCGCGTCTCGCTCGACCAGGTGAAGTCCTACCTGGCGGCGCGACTCATCGGCTGCTGA
- a CDS encoding NADAR family protein, with protein MSDERTTDPADTRDRAALTAAVAAGARAKWLMFWGHQPQQDGSFGPGVLSQWWPDHPFAVDGVEYRTAEHWMMAGKARMFDDSRTLALILAAPSAGEAKKLGRQVRGFDDAVWRAGRFELVVTGNVAKFGGHAGLRDYLLSTSRRVLVEASPLDRIWGIGLGAENERAERPAEWRGENLLGFALMEARARLAATEH; from the coding sequence ATGAGCGACGAACGCACGACCGACCCCGCCGACACCCGTGACCGCGCCGCCCTGACCGCGGCCGTGGCGGCCGGCGCCCGGGCCAAGTGGCTGATGTTCTGGGGACACCAGCCGCAGCAGGACGGGTCGTTCGGCCCCGGCGTGCTGAGCCAGTGGTGGCCCGACCACCCGTTCGCCGTCGACGGCGTCGAGTACCGCACCGCCGAGCACTGGATGATGGCGGGCAAGGCCCGGATGTTCGACGACAGCAGGACGCTCGCCCTGATCCTGGCCGCGCCGAGCGCCGGCGAGGCCAAGAAGCTGGGCCGCCAGGTCCGCGGCTTCGACGACGCCGTCTGGCGTGCGGGCCGCTTCGAACTGGTGGTCACGGGCAACGTCGCCAAGTTCGGCGGCCACGCCGGACTCCGCGACTATCTGCTGTCGACCTCCCGGCGGGTCCTGGTGGAGGCCAGCCCGCTCGACCGGATCTGGGGCATCGGCCTCGGCGCGGAGAACGAGCGCGCCGAGCGACCCGCCGAATGGCGCGGCGAGAACCTGCTCGGCTTCGCCCTCATGGAGGCCCGCGCCCGGCTCGCCGCGACCGAGCACTGA
- a CDS encoding VOC family protein, translated as MSQPSETSPAVRELRLVVTAADYEQALHFYRDVLGLPERAAFASPGGRVTILEAGRATLEIADPGQADFIDEVEVGRRVAGHLRVAFQVDDSATTTAELAAAGAEVIAEPVRTPWNSLNSRLEAPGGLQLTLFTELGDGGGIGDPAAE; from the coding sequence ATGTCCCAGCCGTCCGAGACCTCCCCCGCCGTGCGTGAGCTCCGCCTGGTGGTCACGGCAGCCGATTACGAGCAGGCGCTGCACTTCTACCGAGATGTCCTCGGCCTTCCCGAACGCGCCGCCTTCGCTTCGCCCGGCGGGCGGGTCACCATCCTGGAGGCCGGTCGCGCGACCCTGGAGATCGCCGATCCGGGCCAGGCCGACTTCATCGACGAGGTCGAGGTCGGTCGACGTGTCGCCGGCCACCTCCGGGTCGCCTTCCAGGTCGACGACTCCGCCACCACCACCGCCGAACTCGCCGCCGCCGGCGCCGAGGTGATCGCCGAACCCGTCCGCACTCCCTGGAACTCCCTCAACTCCCGCCTCGAAGCGCCCGGAGGCCTCCAGCTCACCCTGTTCACCGAACTCGGCGACGGCGGCGGGATCGGCGACCCGGCCGCGGAGTGA
- a CDS encoding sigma-70 family RNA polymerase sigma factor, producing MEAIAALVSGAHPHVRRFARSLCATPEDAEDAAQEALIILYRKIGMLRATGALASWMFRIVRNECLRRARSALGERPAIGVTPYRSAEDEVLGRLEAGRVAEAIAALPEDQRRVLVMRDVQGLGGRTVADALGLSTAAMKSRLHRARAAVRAAAVGGEW from the coding sequence GTGGAGGCGATCGCCGCGCTGGTCTCGGGAGCGCATCCGCATGTGCGGCGGTTCGCGCGGTCGCTCTGCGCCACGCCGGAGGACGCCGAGGACGCGGCGCAGGAGGCGCTGATCATCCTCTATCGCAAGATCGGGATGCTGCGGGCGACCGGGGCGCTGGCCTCGTGGATGTTCCGCATCGTGCGGAACGAGTGCCTGCGGCGAGCGCGTTCGGCGCTGGGGGAGCGTCCGGCGATCGGGGTGACCCCGTACCGGTCGGCCGAGGACGAGGTGCTGGGACGGCTGGAGGCCGGGCGGGTGGCGGAGGCGATCGCGGCGTTGCCGGAGGATCAGCGACGGGTGCTGGTCATGCGGGACGTCCAGGGGCTCGGCGGGCGGACGGTCGCCGATGCGTTGGGGCTGAGCACCGCGGCCATGAAGTCGCGGTTGCACCGGGCGCGGGCGGCGGTCCGGGCGGCCGCGGTGGGAGGGGAGTGGTGA
- a CDS encoding MFS transporter, which translates to MLDFFIVNVALPTIDHDLAAGPAVLELVAAGYGIAFAVLLVLGGRLGDLFGRRRLFVVGAAAFAVTSLACGLAPGAWSLVAARAAQGASAALLIPQVLGTITAATHGARRGRALSVYGAVGGISVVIGQVLGGMLVAADLFGTGWRSVFLLNVPFALLALVLALRFVPESRAPQGAKVDIAGTVLLTAALLALLVPLMEGRAAGWPLWSWLLLALFPVFATAFALVERRAERLGGAPLVPPTLLRIPEMRRGLGIALPYFGGFGGFMFVIAVALQQGLHLGPVAAGWALVPMAVGYFTASLSGPRLIGRFGSRVLTAGAAVQALGLVTLAATVLTDWNGFSPLRMAPGVALAGIGQGLIGTPLFRVVLSKVPAARAGVGSGVLATGQQASLALGVATLGTLYLSLSPTLGMDRALALCLGVQLLGSFTVLYLTTRLPRSIG; encoded by the coding sequence ATGCTTGACTTCTTCATAGTGAACGTCGCTCTGCCGACCATCGACCACGACCTCGCCGCCGGACCCGCCGTCCTGGAGCTGGTCGCGGCCGGGTACGGCATCGCCTTCGCCGTCCTGCTCGTCCTCGGCGGACGACTCGGCGACCTCTTCGGCCGGCGCCGCCTCTTCGTGGTCGGGGCGGCCGCCTTCGCCGTGACCTCGCTCGCCTGCGGACTCGCCCCCGGGGCGTGGAGCCTGGTCGCCGCCCGGGCCGCCCAGGGCGCGTCGGCCGCCCTGCTGATCCCCCAGGTCCTCGGCACCATCACCGCCGCCACCCACGGCGCCCGGCGCGGGCGCGCCCTCTCGGTGTACGGCGCGGTCGGCGGCATCTCGGTGGTCATCGGGCAGGTGCTCGGCGGGATGCTGGTCGCCGCCGACCTCTTCGGCACCGGCTGGCGCTCGGTCTTCCTGCTGAACGTCCCCTTCGCCCTGCTCGCCCTCGTCCTGGCGCTGCGCTTCGTCCCGGAGAGCCGCGCACCGCAGGGCGCCAAGGTCGACATCGCCGGCACGGTCCTGCTCACGGCCGCCCTGCTCGCCCTGCTGGTGCCGCTGATGGAGGGCCGCGCCGCCGGCTGGCCGCTGTGGTCCTGGCTGCTGCTCGCGCTGTTCCCCGTGTTCGCCACCGCCTTCGCCCTGGTCGAGCGCCGGGCCGAGCGCCTCGGCGGCGCCCCGCTGGTGCCGCCCACCCTGCTGCGCATCCCCGAGATGAGGAGGGGCCTCGGCATCGCCCTCCCCTACTTCGGCGGCTTCGGCGGCTTCATGTTCGTCATCGCCGTCGCCCTCCAGCAGGGCCTGCACCTCGGCCCGGTCGCGGCGGGCTGGGCACTGGTCCCGATGGCCGTCGGCTACTTCACCGCCTCGCTGTCCGGCCCGCGCCTGATCGGCCGGTTCGGCAGCCGGGTCCTGACCGCCGGCGCCGCCGTCCAGGCCCTCGGCCTCGTGACCCTGGCCGCCACGGTGCTCACCGACTGGAACGGATTCTCCCCGCTGCGGATGGCCCCCGGCGTCGCGCTCGCCGGCATCGGCCAGGGCCTGATCGGCACCCCGCTGTTCCGCGTCGTCCTCTCCAAGGTCCCCGCCGCGCGGGCCGGTGTGGGCAGCGGTGTCCTCGCCACCGGTCAGCAGGCCAGCCTCGCCCTGGGCGTCGCCACCCTCGGCACCCTCTACCTGAGCCTCTCCCCCACGCTGGGCATGGACCGCGCGCTGGCCCTCTGCCTCGGCGTCCAGCTCCTGGGGTCCTTCACCGTCCTCTACCTGACGACCCGCCTCCCCCGCTCCATCGGCTGA
- a CDS encoding helix-turn-helix transcriptional regulator, with the protein MSLTAVTATTGKVPADDRRQQLAAFLRSRRERITPEQVGLPPTGRRRTPGLRREEVAQIAAVGVTWYTWLEQGREIQVSVQVLDAVARALLLDPSERAHLFTLAGAEDPAPVRECPTVTPAVRMTLDRMAPYPAAVINSRYDVLAHNAQYTGIVGDLAALPPEDRNLMWLAFTPSRFRDVLVDHEEERDVMVARFRSGMGDHGAEPAWRALLCRLRKASPVFDAAWQRHDVLRPGNGLKRFLVPEVGLLRLDYTSFWLGPVQGPRMVVYTPKDEETAALLSRLPTRLPSAVAGAGVPLG; encoded by the coding sequence ATGAGTCTGACCGCCGTCACGGCAACCACCGGGAAAGTGCCCGCCGACGATCGGCGGCAACAGCTGGCGGCGTTCCTGCGCAGTCGCCGGGAGCGGATCACCCCCGAGCAGGTGGGGCTGCCGCCGACCGGTCGGCGGCGGACGCCGGGGCTGCGCCGTGAGGAAGTGGCGCAGATCGCCGCCGTCGGGGTCACCTGGTACACGTGGCTGGAGCAGGGGCGCGAGATCCAGGTGTCCGTGCAGGTACTGGACGCGGTGGCGCGCGCCCTGCTGCTCGACCCCAGTGAGCGGGCCCATCTGTTCACCCTGGCCGGCGCGGAGGATCCGGCGCCGGTGCGGGAGTGCCCGACCGTCACGCCTGCGGTCCGGATGACGCTGGACCGGATGGCCCCCTACCCGGCCGCGGTGATCAACTCCCGCTACGACGTGCTGGCCCACAACGCGCAGTACACCGGGATCGTCGGCGACCTGGCAGCACTGCCGCCCGAGGACCGCAATCTGATGTGGCTGGCCTTCACCCCCTCGCGCTTCCGGGACGTGCTGGTGGACCACGAGGAGGAGCGGGACGTCATGGTCGCCCGGTTCCGGTCCGGGATGGGCGACCACGGGGCCGAGCCCGCCTGGCGGGCGCTGCTCTGCCGGCTGCGCAAGGCCTCGCCGGTGTTCGACGCGGCCTGGCAGCGGCACGACGTCCTGCGGCCGGGCAACGGCCTGAAGCGCTTCCTGGTACCGGAGGTGGGGCTGTTGCGGCTCGACTACACCAGCTTCTGGCTCGGTCCGGTCCAGGGGCCGCGGATGGTCGTCTACACCCCGAAGGACGAGGAGACGGCCGCGCTGCTGTCGCGGCTTCCCACCCGGTTGCCGTCGGCCGTGGCGGGCGCGGGGGTACCGCTCGGCTGA
- a CDS encoding sensor histidine kinase — MLSTKPRRALLGSAARSPWPAAFWRDARFLAAGIPLSLPVWLAVTVPKVSLFLAGVILFGIRLLSTAQRARLRELRGVDAPRLLRPAGTSAGAVTKLRTAVSWRQVGYHLVVGPLVALGALAVLWAWGGAVVASTVLGWAWMMPPTSPVADQWVELDIALTVGGVLVLAVLPRAVRLLAALDEALAVRMLGPGRTAVLEHRIEEVVESRAGLVDAVDAERRRIERDLHDGAQQRLTSLAMNLGLARRTLKDVPPEAMQVIVEAHDEAQAAIDELRDLVRGLHPAVLEDRGLDAALSGIAARIPLPVRLDVDLSERIAPTVEAVAYFTVSEALTNVAKHARASRVDVSVRTVGGRLRLVVSDDGVGGADAARGTGLTGLRQRTASVDGSLSLLSPVGGPTTITVELPCAL, encoded by the coding sequence ATGCTCTCCACGAAGCCGCGCCGTGCGCTCCTCGGGAGCGCCGCCCGGTCCCCGTGGCCTGCGGCGTTCTGGCGGGACGCCCGGTTCCTCGCTGCCGGAATCCCGCTCTCCCTTCCTGTCTGGCTGGCCGTCACCGTTCCCAAGGTGTCGCTGTTCCTCGCGGGCGTGATCCTGTTCGGCATCCGTCTGCTCTCCACCGCGCAGCGCGCCCGGCTGCGGGAGTTGCGCGGGGTGGACGCCCCGCGGCTGCTCCGGCCCGCCGGCACCTCCGCCGGTGCGGTGACCAAGCTGCGCACCGCCGTGAGCTGGCGCCAGGTCGGCTACCACCTGGTGGTCGGTCCGCTGGTCGCGCTCGGCGCGCTGGCCGTGCTGTGGGCGTGGGGCGGGGCCGTGGTGGCCTCGACGGTCCTCGGCTGGGCCTGGATGATGCCGCCGACCTCACCGGTCGCGGACCAGTGGGTCGAGCTGGACATCGCGCTCACCGTCGGCGGCGTGCTGGTGCTGGCGGTCCTGCCCAGGGCGGTCCGGCTGCTGGCCGCCCTGGACGAGGCGCTCGCGGTGCGCATGCTCGGGCCGGGCCGGACGGCCGTGCTGGAGCACCGGATCGAGGAGGTGGTGGAGAGCCGGGCCGGCCTGGTGGACGCGGTCGACGCCGAGCGCCGCCGGATCGAGCGCGACCTCCACGACGGGGCCCAGCAACGGCTCACCTCCCTGGCGATGAACCTCGGCCTGGCCCGGCGCACCCTCAAGGACGTCCCGCCCGAGGCGATGCAGGTGATAGTCGAGGCGCACGACGAGGCCCAGGCGGCCATCGACGAGCTGCGGGACCTCGTCCGCGGCCTGCACCCGGCCGTACTGGAGGACCGCGGGCTGGACGCGGCGCTCTCCGGCATCGCGGCCAGGATCCCGCTGCCGGTCCGGCTCGACGTCGACCTGTCCGAGCGGATAGCACCGACGGTCGAGGCCGTCGCCTACTTCACCGTCTCCGAGGCGCTGACCAATGTGGCCAAGCACGCCCGGGCCTCCCGGGTGGACGTGTCGGTGCGGACGGTCGGCGGCCGGCTGCGCCTGGTCGTCAGCGACGACGGCGTGGGCGGGGCGGACGCGGCCCGGGGCACCGGCCTGACCGGCCTTCGGCAGCGCACCGCCTCGGTCGACGGATCCCTGTCCCTGCTCAGCCCCGTCGGGGGCCCGACCACCATTACCGTGGAGTTGCCGTGCGCGCTGTGA
- a CDS encoding response regulator transcription factor — MRAVIAEDSVLLRVGLVKVLEAVGFEVAAAVGDAEALLVAVEEHRPRVVVADVRMPPGYSDEGVRAALVIRRQWPEVAVLLLSQFVEERYAADLLTSNTSGVGYLLKQRVANVDEFVDALQRVAEGGTALDPEVVAQLLVRRHRDPLERLTPRERDVLALMAEGRSNAAIAGSLVVSDSAVAKHINSIFAKLDLPQADDSHRRVMAVLRFLEVA, encoded by the coding sequence GTGCGCGCTGTGATCGCCGAGGACTCGGTCCTGCTCAGGGTCGGTCTGGTCAAGGTCCTGGAGGCCGTGGGCTTCGAGGTGGCCGCCGCCGTCGGGGACGCCGAGGCGCTGCTCGTCGCGGTGGAGGAGCACCGTCCGCGGGTGGTGGTGGCGGACGTCCGAATGCCGCCCGGCTACTCCGACGAGGGGGTGCGGGCCGCACTGGTGATCCGTCGGCAGTGGCCGGAGGTGGCGGTGCTGCTGCTCTCCCAGTTCGTCGAGGAGCGCTACGCCGCGGACCTGCTGACCAGCAACACCAGCGGGGTCGGCTACCTGCTCAAGCAGCGGGTGGCCAATGTCGACGAGTTCGTGGACGCCCTCCAGCGGGTCGCCGAGGGCGGGACGGCACTGGACCCGGAGGTGGTGGCCCAGCTGCTGGTGCGGCGCCACCGCGATCCGCTGGAGCGGCTGACCCCGCGCGAGCGGGACGTGCTCGCCCTGATGGCGGAGGGCCGGTCGAACGCGGCCATCGCCGGCTCCCTGGTGGTCAGCGACAGCGCGGTGGCCAAGCACATCAACTCGATCTTCGCCAAGCTCGACCTGCCGCAGGCGGACGACAGCCACCGCCGGGTGATGGCGGTGCTGCGCTTCCTGGAGGTGGCATGA
- a CDS encoding DUF4097 family beta strand repeat-containing protein gives MPGTGRRTGTGPARDEGTAAERRAEPVPGPVRGGHRGWRVLGTVVLVVVILTGAVQTWATAVRQETRSERTYGVAVTKLRLDTGRATVRIRPGREGQVVVRQILNWKVRMPVVSALFDQDELDVRMYCNQVMPFSDIGCGAVIELEMPPGVAVTGRQSSGGIDIAGVRGPIDLVSTSGAVRLADVSGPLTVRTTSGSVHGQRLTSPRANAAATSGSVDLRFVSEPSAVDIGVTSGSVVLALPPGSQYDFEGGSAPHGRIDPALADRSSPHKVRISVSSGSVSVFPRGGDTDGNQ, from the coding sequence ATGCCGGGTACCGGTCGCAGGACGGGCACCGGCCCGGCCCGCGACGAGGGGACGGCGGCGGAACGCCGGGCGGAACCGGTACCTGGGCCCGTGCGTGGCGGCCACCGGGGCTGGCGGGTGCTCGGGACCGTGGTGCTCGTCGTCGTGATACTGACGGGCGCCGTACAGACCTGGGCGACGGCGGTGCGGCAGGAGACCCGTTCGGAGCGGACCTACGGCGTCGCGGTGACCAAGCTGCGGCTGGACACCGGCCGGGCCACCGTCCGGATCAGGCCCGGACGGGAGGGCCAGGTGGTGGTCCGGCAGATCCTGAACTGGAAGGTCCGGATGCCGGTGGTCTCGGCGCTGTTCGACCAGGACGAGCTCGACGTCCGGATGTACTGCAACCAGGTCATGCCCTTCAGCGACATCGGCTGCGGAGCGGTGATCGAGCTGGAGATGCCGCCCGGGGTCGCGGTGACCGGCCGACAGTCCAGCGGCGGCATCGACATCGCCGGGGTGAGGGGGCCGATCGATCTCGTCTCCACCTCGGGGGCGGTCCGGTTGGCCGATGTGTCCGGTCCGCTCACCGTGCGCACCACCTCCGGGTCCGTGCACGGTCAGCGTCTCACTTCCCCGCGGGCCAACGCGGCCGCGACCTCGGGTTCGGTGGACCTGCGGTTCGTCTCGGAGCCCTCGGCCGTGGACATCGGCGTCACCTCGGGATCGGTGGTCCTGGCCCTGCCGCCAGGATCCCAGTACGACTTCGAGGGCGGCTCGGCCCCCCACGGCAGGATCGATCCGGCGCTGGCCGACCGCTCCAGCCCGCACAAGGTGAGGATCTCGGTCAGCTCCGGTTCGGTCTCGGTCTTCCCGAGGGGCGGTGACACCGACGGCAACCAGTGA
- the dusB gene encoding tRNA dihydrouridine synthase DusB, whose amino-acid sequence MRVWPPVVLAPMAGITNAPFRTLCREQSGGKGLYVSEMITTRALVERNAKTMQLIKFDPSEKPRSIQLYGVDPVTVGKAARMIADENLADHIDLNFGCPVPKVTRKGGGSALPYKRNLLREILREAVSNAGGLPVTMKMRKGIDDDHLTYLDAGRIGAEEGVSAIALHGRTAAQHYGGTADWSAIARLREAVPAGIPVLGNGDIWSADDAVRMMRETGCDGVVVGRGCLGRPWLFRDLVAIFEGEVDYARPTFADVARAMVRHAQLLGEWLGDEARGVIDFRKHVAWYTKGFSVGSELRVKLANSSSLAELAETLALVEQSQSWPAGADGPRGRTSGNNRVVLPEGWLDDPYDCARPGEGAESDTSGG is encoded by the coding sequence ATGCGGGTCTGGCCGCCTGTGGTCCTGGCGCCGATGGCCGGTATCACCAACGCGCCGTTCCGCACCCTCTGCCGCGAGCAGAGCGGAGGCAAGGGCCTCTACGTGTCGGAGATGATCACCACCCGGGCCCTGGTCGAGCGCAACGCGAAGACCATGCAGCTGATCAAGTTCGACCCGAGCGAGAAGCCGCGCTCGATCCAGCTGTACGGCGTGGACCCGGTGACCGTCGGCAAGGCGGCCCGGATGATCGCGGACGAGAACCTCGCCGACCACATCGACCTCAACTTCGGCTGCCCCGTCCCCAAGGTGACCCGCAAGGGCGGCGGCTCGGCGCTCCCGTACAAGCGCAACCTGCTGCGGGAGATCCTCCGCGAGGCCGTGTCCAACGCCGGCGGCCTGCCGGTCACCATGAAGATGCGCAAGGGCATCGACGACGACCACCTCACCTATCTGGACGCCGGCCGGATCGGTGCCGAGGAGGGTGTCTCCGCGATCGCCCTGCACGGACGCACCGCCGCCCAGCACTACGGCGGTACCGCCGACTGGTCGGCGATCGCCAGGCTGCGCGAGGCCGTCCCGGCGGGGATCCCGGTGCTCGGCAACGGGGACATCTGGTCGGCCGACGACGCGGTGCGGATGATGCGCGAGACCGGCTGCGACGGCGTGGTGGTGGGCCGTGGCTGCCTGGGCCGGCCGTGGTTGTTCCGGGACCTGGTGGCGATCTTCGAGGGCGAGGTGGACTACGCGCGTCCGACCTTCGCCGACGTCGCACGGGCGATGGTCCGCCACGCGCAGCTGCTCGGTGAGTGGCTGGGCGACGAGGCCCGCGGCGTGATCGACTTCCGCAAGCACGTCGCCTGGTACACCAAGGGCTTCTCGGTGGGCTCGGAACTGCGGGTGAAGCTGGCGAACTCGTCCTCGTTGGCCGAATTGGCCGAAACCCTGGCCCTGGTGGAGCAGTCGCAGAGCTGGCCGGCCGGTGCCGACGGCCCGCGGGGGCGGACCAGCGGCAACAACCGCGTGGTCCTGCCCGAAGGCTGGTTGGACGATCCGTACGACTGCGCCCGACCGGGCGAAGGCGCCGAATCGGACACCTCTGGCGGGTGA